From the genome of Hathewaya histolytica, one region includes:
- the aroA gene encoding 3-phosphoshikimate 1-carboxyvinyltransferase has product MATLRIEPNFLKGDVSIPPSKSLSHRAIICAALGQGESVISNVLLSEDIKATIEGMRTIGATIKIVDEDDKMKTLVINGCCSKNFDEVIINCRESGSTLRFLIPIALLKSNKSEFYGSGKLVERPLTTYYNIFKEKGIRYENHNGKLPLTIEGKLVGGNFEVEGNISSQFISGLLFALPLLEEDSIIKIKNNLESKAYVDLTIDMMRNFGIVIENRSYKVFYIKGNQRYKSFDYKVEGDFSQGAFFLVGKALGNEIKVEGLNLNSLQGDKEIIEVIKTIENKKSRDTLIDASEIPDLVPIIAVLSSLRLGKTHIFNAGRLRIKESDRLRAICTELKALGANIEELDEGLIILGTEELQGGVEVHSWNDHRIAMSLAIAGTRCREAIILKGSESVNKSYPHFWNTYKELGGILHEWSNRE; this is encoded by the coding sequence ATGGCTACTTTAAGGATAGAACCTAACTTTTTAAAAGGAGATGTTAGTATACCTCCTTCTAAAAGTTTAAGCCATAGAGCTATAATATGTGCGGCCTTAGGACAAGGGGAAAGTGTGATTTCAAATGTACTTTTATCTGAAGATATAAAGGCAACCATAGAAGGTATGAGGACAATAGGTGCTACTATTAAAATAGTAGATGAAGATGATAAAATGAAAACTTTAGTTATAAACGGATGTTGTTCTAAAAACTTTGATGAAGTTATTATAAACTGTAGGGAATCAGGGTCTACTCTAAGATTTTTAATTCCTATAGCTTTATTAAAATCAAATAAGAGTGAATTTTATGGAAGTGGAAAATTAGTAGAAAGGCCACTTACTACTTATTATAATATATTTAAGGAAAAGGGTATTAGGTATGAAAATCATAATGGAAAATTACCACTTACTATAGAAGGAAAGTTAGTGGGTGGAAATTTTGAAGTGGAGGGAAATATAAGTTCTCAGTTTATATCTGGACTATTGTTTGCTCTACCACTTTTAGAAGAAGATTCTATTATAAAAATTAAAAATAATTTGGAATCCAAAGCTTATGTAGATCTTACCATAGACATGATGAGGAACTTTGGCATAGTTATAGAAAATAGAAGTTATAAGGTATTTTATATAAAAGGAAATCAACGTTATAAATCTTTTGATTACAAGGTTGAAGGAGACTTTTCTCAAGGAGCTTTCTTTTTAGTAGGAAAGGCATTAGGTAATGAAATTAAAGTTGAAGGACTTAACTTAAATTCACTTCAAGGAGATAAGGAGATTATTGAAGTTATAAAGACTATAGAAAATAAAAAAAGTAGAGATACCCTAATAGATGCTTCAGAGATTCCTGATTTAGTTCCTATTATAGCAGTACTTTCTTCTTTAAGACTTGGAAAAACTCACATTTTTAATGCTGGAAGGCTTAGAATAAAGGAATCGGATAGATTAAGGGCTATATGCACAGAACTTAAAGCCTTAGGTGCTAATATAGAAGAACTAGATGAAGGACTTATTATATTAGGAACAGAGGAACTGCAAGGGGGAGTAGAAGTTCATAGCTGGAATGATCATAGAATAGCTATGTCCCTTGCTATAGCAGGAACTAGGTGTAGAGAAGCTATAATATTGAAAGGTAGTGAATCTGTAAATAAGTCATATCCTCATTTTTGGAATACTTATAAGGAGTTAGGAGGAATTTTGCATGAGTGGAGTAATAGGGAATAA
- the aroB gene encoding 3-dehydroquinate synthase translates to MKEIEINLKDNNYKIHIENGLFNRIPELVSEVYKGDKILIVTDYNVYKFYGEKIIDLLEQGGFSVKLVKIKPGEESKSLDMASYLYGELLDFKLSRSNLIISLGGGVVGDLTGFVASTYLRSVPYIQIPTSLLAQIDSSIGGKVAVNLEQGKNLIGSFYHPRKVIIDPLVLNTLDKRFIKDGMGEVIKYGCIKSDKLFYNLLKYNSLEELKENMNYIIHTCCTIKKEVVEKDEKDTGIRMILNFGHTLGHAIEKYFNYEKYTHGEAVALGMYCITKNSETLGYTKKGTSELIKQILKKYEIDFNTPSMDITKVLECVTLDKKVMSKYINLILLRELGEAFIEKVYIANIERFFN, encoded by the coding sequence ATGAAGGAAATAGAAATAAATTTAAAGGATAATAACTACAAAATTCATATAGAAAATGGTCTTTTTAATAGAATTCCTGAGTTAGTAAGTGAAGTTTACAAGGGAGATAAAATACTAATAGTTACGGACTATAATGTCTATAAGTTTTATGGAGAAAAGATAATAGATTTATTAGAACAAGGAGGATTTAGTGTTAAACTAGTAAAGATAAAACCGGGAGAAGAAAGTAAGTCTTTAGATATGGCTTCATATTTATATGGAGAACTTTTAGATTTTAAACTTTCTCGTTCTAATTTAATAATATCCTTAGGTGGAGGAGTGGTAGGTGATTTAACGGGATTTGTGGCATCTACTTATTTAAGAAGTGTACCTTATATTCAAATTCCCACATCTCTTTTAGCTCAAATAGATAGTAGCATAGGTGGGAAAGTTGCAGTAAATTTAGAGCAAGGGAAAAATCTTATAGGAAGTTTTTATCATCCTAGAAAAGTAATTATAGACCCTTTAGTTTTAAATACCTTAGATAAAAGATTTATAAAAGATGGAATGGGAGAGGTTATTAAGTACGGGTGTATAAAAAGTGATAAGTTATTTTATAATCTTTTAAAATATAATTCACTGGAAGAATTAAAAGAAAATATGAATTATATAATCCACACTTGCTGCACTATAAAAAAGGAAGTTGTGGAGAAGGATGAAAAGGATACTGGCATTAGAATGATTTTAAATTTTGGTCACACACTAGGTCATGCTATAGAAAAATATTTTAACTATGAAAAGTATACTCATGGAGAGGCTGTTGCACTTGGAATGTATTGTATAACTAAAAATAGCGAGACTTTAGGTTATACAAAGAAGGGGACTTCAGAACTTATAAAGCAAATTCTTAAGAAGTATGAGATAGATTTTAATACACCTAGTATGGATATAACTAAGGTTTTAGAGTGCGTAACATTAGATAAAAAGGTTATGAGTAAGTATATAAACTTAATACTTTTAAGGGAACTAGGAGAAGCTTTTATAGAAAAAGTATATATAGCTAATATAGAAAGATTTTTTAATTAA